A section of the Chryseobacterium ginsenosidimutans genome encodes:
- a CDS encoding ArsR/SmtB family transcription factor, with protein sequence MRRDIFQAVADPTRRAIIVLIASQAMTPNAIAENFNTTRQAVSKHLRILTECELVKQEQKGREIYYSLEIDKMKEIDQWMEQFKQIWETKFDQLDNLLSTIKKQKK encoded by the coding sequence ATGCGGAGAGATATTTTTCAAGCAGTTGCAGACCCCACAAGACGAGCCATAATTGTCTTAATTGCCTCACAAGCAATGACGCCCAATGCAATTGCGGAAAACTTTAATACAACAAGACAAGCAGTTTCAAAACATTTACGCATTTTGACAGAATGCGAACTTGTAAAGCAAGAACAAAAAGGGAGAGAAATTTACTACTCACTTGAGATTGACAAAATGAAAGAAATAGATCAATGGATGGAACAATTCAAACAGATTTGGGAAACAAAATTCGATCAATTAGACAATTTATTATCAACAATTAAAAAGCAGAAAAAATGA
- a CDS encoding EpsG family protein, whose translation MSLLHPYFIIAIIYMMIFSYQEVFHGKVDKKWLWALGVYLIIVAGFRNQVGPDYGSYRGIYVYSDTKDYLSIFMKAFGMQGSQPMEVEWLYVFINKILLNIFNAPFYILTFVIAVLAIYFKVEYTDDNTFYPFTFMLFMFIPGFFIGESGQIRQNLGSFIAYFGIRFIKERKLWAYLICIYLAAGVHTVCYIFLPMYWLVRIPLSKFVMLSMIIISVFLSPFEIYRVFGSLLTSISADNTLAVGFNGYMDESVERLNGAIGIPEVMMAILTFFLFSFDKKMKEKFPYYEYHRAYVVIGICFYFIFRDNPIFSSRLAGAFIGFAYIIIPNAMYVVSSNSRKMIYSFIIAITIFNFVVFSSFKNIIGGRFTWELYKNYILP comes from the coding sequence ATGAGCTTATTACACCCATATTTTATCATTGCGATTATATACATGATGATTTTCAGTTATCAGGAAGTTTTTCATGGTAAGGTTGACAAAAAGTGGCTTTGGGCTTTAGGAGTGTATTTGATTATCGTTGCAGGTTTTCGTAATCAGGTGGGACCCGATTATGGAAGTTATCGCGGGATTTATGTTTATTCTGACACCAAAGATTATTTGTCGATTTTCATGAAAGCGTTTGGAATGCAGGGGTCACAACCGATGGAAGTTGAATGGCTGTACGTTTTTATCAATAAAATCTTACTGAATATTTTCAATGCACCATTCTACATACTGACTTTTGTAATTGCTGTTCTTGCGATATATTTCAAAGTTGAATATACGGATGATAATACTTTTTACCCGTTTACCTTTATGCTTTTTATGTTCATTCCCGGGTTTTTTATTGGAGAAAGTGGGCAGATCCGGCAGAATTTGGGTTCATTTATCGCATATTTTGGGATAAGGTTTATCAAAGAGCGGAAACTTTGGGCATATCTTATCTGTATTTATCTTGCAGCAGGTGTTCATACGGTTTGTTATATATTTTTACCGATGTATTGGCTGGTAAGAATTCCTCTGAGCAAATTTGTAATGCTGAGTATGATTATTATTTCAGTGTTTTTGTCCCCGTTTGAAATCTATCGTGTATTTGGTAGCCTTTTGACAAGTATTTCAGCCGACAATACTCTTGCTGTAGGTTTCAACGGATATATGGATGAATCTGTAGAAAGATTAAATGGGGCAATTGGTATTCCGGAGGTAATGATGGCGATTCTCACATTTTTCCTCTTTTCTTTTGATAAGAAAATGAAAGAAAAATTCCCTTACTACGAATATCATCGGGCTTATGTCGTGATTGGGATCTGTTTTTATTTTATTTTTAGAGACAACCCTATTTTTTCTTCGAGATTGGCGGGGGCGTTTATTGGTTTTGCCTATATTATTATTCCTAATGCGATGTATGTAGTTTCTTCGAATTCCAGAAAAATGATTTATTCTTTTATCATTGCCATAACGATTTTTAATTTTGTGGTATTCTCAAGCTTTAAAAATATTATTGGAGGAAGATTTACCTGGGAACTTTATAAAAACTATATTTTACCTTAA
- the topA gene encoding type I DNA topoisomerase has protein sequence MSKNLVIVESPAKAKTIQKYLGKDFEVKSSFGHIRDLPKKGMGIDLATFSPDYEVSADKKKLVSELKAAVKKAEMVWLASDEDREGEAIAWHLADELKLKPENRKRIVFHEITKNAILKAIDNPRDIDQNLVNAQQARRLLDRIVGFEMSPVLWKKVKPGLSAGRVQSVAVRLIVEREKEIRDFKPKASFKLDSVFLNKTNQEIAAKLKKDFEKEEDAEKFLELAKVTEFKVLNVETRPGTRSASAPFTTSTLQQEASSRLGYNVTNTMRLAQRLYEEGYITYMRTDSVNLSQEAIEGAKKQITSEYGSEYSSPRNYTTKSASAQEAHEAIRPTDFAVKSIGDAQLNRLYQLIYRRTLASQMANAKIEKTVIEIGNPKLPQNFEAQGEVIIFDGFLKAYGIVKTEEDDEENNEKLLPKVSVGEILDYKRITATEKFTRPSARYTEAGLVKKLEELGIGRPSTYAPTIQTIQNREYVDKHEIDPQIREIVKMSLVKDKIKKEVLEEKFGGDKNKFIPTDTGEVVSDFLTNNFTEILDYGFTARVEESFDEIANGDQKWKEMMTDFYSKFHPRIEDVEENAERATGDRLLGVDPKTGKNVHARIGRFGAMIQIGETEDEEKPIFASLMTGQNIATITFEEALELFRLPFDLSEVDGQPVSVGVGRFGPYVKWGETYISIPKGEDPLSVDQKRAEEIINEKKIADAPIATYKGEGVTKGTGRFGPFIKYRSIFVNVPKKYDFDNLSQGDINELIDAKLEKEANRYIQQWEKEKISIENGRWGPFVKFGKAMFKIPKKADDTKYEGEELKDISLDEVKKWITDQDPKAFAEKKKPAAKKPAAKKATTTAKKPAVKKPASKK, from the coding sequence ATGTCGAAAAATTTAGTAATCGTCGAATCACCGGCAAAAGCAAAAACTATTCAGAAGTATTTAGGTAAGGATTTCGAGGTGAAATCCAGCTTCGGACACATCCGCGATCTGCCTAAAAAAGGAATGGGGATTGATCTTGCCACCTTCAGTCCGGATTACGAAGTTTCTGCCGACAAGAAGAAATTAGTATCAGAATTGAAAGCAGCTGTGAAAAAAGCCGAAATGGTTTGGTTGGCTTCCGATGAAGACCGCGAGGGAGAGGCTATTGCATGGCACTTGGCGGATGAGTTAAAATTAAAGCCCGAAAACAGAAAAAGAATTGTTTTCCATGAGATTACTAAAAATGCCATTCTAAAAGCGATTGATAATCCAAGAGATATTGACCAAAACCTGGTAAATGCTCAGCAGGCAAGAAGACTTTTAGACAGAATTGTAGGTTTCGAAATGTCTCCTGTTCTTTGGAAAAAAGTAAAACCGGGATTATCAGCAGGAAGAGTACAGTCGGTTGCCGTAAGGTTAATTGTTGAAAGAGAAAAAGAAATCCGTGATTTTAAACCAAAAGCAAGTTTTAAATTAGACAGTGTTTTCTTAAACAAAACCAATCAGGAAATTGCTGCTAAGCTTAAAAAAGACTTTGAAAAAGAAGAAGACGCAGAAAAATTCTTAGAATTAGCAAAAGTTACCGAGTTTAAAGTTCTCAATGTTGAAACAAGACCGGGAACACGTTCTGCATCTGCACCGTTTACAACGTCTACGCTGCAGCAGGAAGCTTCTTCAAGATTAGGATACAATGTGACCAACACCATGCGTCTTGCACAAAGGCTATACGAAGAAGGTTACATTACGTATATGAGAACTGACTCCGTAAACCTTTCTCAGGAAGCGATTGAGGGCGCAAAGAAACAGATTACTTCAGAATACGGATCAGAATATTCTTCACCGAGAAACTACACTACAAAATCGGCATCTGCACAGGAAGCTCACGAAGCCATCCGTCCGACTGATTTTGCTGTAAAAAGTATCGGTGATGCTCAATTAAACAGATTATATCAGTTAATTTACAGAAGAACACTGGCTTCTCAGATGGCAAATGCTAAAATTGAGAAAACGGTAATTGAAATTGGGAATCCAAAACTTCCTCAAAATTTCGAGGCGCAAGGTGAAGTTATTATTTTTGACGGTTTCTTAAAAGCATACGGAATCGTTAAAACTGAAGAGGATGATGAAGAAAACAATGAAAAATTGCTTCCGAAAGTAAGTGTCGGAGAGATTTTAGATTATAAAAGAATCACGGCAACGGAAAAGTTCACCAGACCAAGCGCACGATATACGGAAGCTGGTTTGGTTAAAAAACTGGAAGAATTGGGAATCGGGCGTCCATCTACATATGCACCAACCATTCAGACGATCCAAAACCGTGAATATGTTGACAAACATGAGATCGATCCACAGATTCGTGAGATTGTTAAAATGTCTTTAGTAAAAGATAAAATTAAAAAAGAAGTCCTTGAAGAAAAATTCGGAGGCGATAAAAATAAATTCATTCCAACAGACACCGGTGAAGTGGTAAGTGATTTCTTAACCAATAACTTTACGGAAATTCTGGATTACGGTTTCACGGCGCGAGTAGAAGAAAGTTTCGACGAAATTGCAAACGGCGATCAAAAATGGAAAGAAATGATGACCGATTTCTACTCAAAATTCCATCCGAGAATTGAAGATGTAGAAGAAAATGCAGAAAGAGCAACAGGTGACAGATTGCTTGGTGTTGATCCTAAAACGGGTAAAAATGTTCACGCAAGAATCGGAAGATTCGGGGCAATGATCCAGATTGGTGAGACGGAAGATGAAGAAAAGCCGATTTTCGCATCATTAATGACAGGACAGAATATTGCAACCATTACTTTTGAAGAAGCGTTGGAATTATTCAGGCTTCCTTTTGATCTTAGTGAGGTTGACGGTCAACCTGTTTCCGTAGGAGTTGGAAGATTCGGACCTTATGTAAAATGGGGCGAAACATACATCAGTATTCCAAAAGGTGAAGATCCGCTTTCTGTAGATCAAAAGCGTGCGGAAGAAATTATTAATGAAAAGAAAATTGCAGACGCACCAATCGCAACTTACAAAGGTGAAGGTGTAACAAAAGGAACAGGAAGATTCGGACCTTTTATTAAGTACAGAAGTATCTTTGTCAATGTTCCTAAGAAATATGACTTCGACAATCTTTCTCAGGGCGACATCAATGAATTGATTGATGCTAAATTAGAAAAAGAAGCCAACCGATATATCCAACAGTGGGAAAAAGAGAAAATTTCCATTGAAAACGGAAGATGGGGACCATTTGTTAAATTTGGAAAAGCAATGTTTAAAATTCCGAAAAAAGCAGATGATACAAAATATGAAGGCGAAGAATTAAAAGATATTTCTCTTGATGAGGTTAAAAAATGGATTACTGATCAGGATCCTAAAGCTTTTGCTGAAAAGAAAAAACCTGCAGCAAAGAAACCTGCAGCAAAAAAGGCAACGACGACTGCTAAGAAACCGGCTGTTAAAAAACCGGCTTCTAAGAAATAA
- a CDS encoding alpha/beta fold hydrolase, with translation MKKLFKGFNIQKSVFIFAAFFLTVLQFKGQQSQPVDSGYIPVNGIKVYYEVYGKGKPIVLLHGAFYNINMNWGQLIPELSKTRKVIAIEFQGHGHSPFSDRKLDIVTLASDVEGVMSYLKVDSADVAGFSMGGSVAYQLAIQNPKRVRKLVIISSTYKTSGWLPVVNGGFKDFKPDFFDKTPLKAAYDSIAPDKTKWRKFIQQMIDFAAVPFDCGDSNIAKMTMPVLLISGDNDGLDKIELMKTYQLLGGGVSADLGKMPKSHLAVVPSQGHVSLMMQTKTILNYLDDFLK, from the coding sequence ATGAAAAAACTATTTAAAGGATTTAACATTCAAAAATCGGTTTTTATATTTGCTGCTTTCTTTCTTACTGTACTTCAGTTTAAGGGGCAACAGAGTCAACCTGTCGACAGCGGCTACATTCCTGTAAATGGCATTAAAGTATATTACGAGGTTTACGGAAAGGGTAAGCCCATCGTTTTACTACATGGTGCTTTTTATAACATTAATATGAATTGGGGTCAATTAATACCTGAATTATCAAAAACAAGAAAAGTAATTGCTATTGAATTCCAGGGACATGGACACTCTCCCTTTTCAGACAGAAAATTGGATATAGTAACCCTTGCAAGCGATGTGGAAGGCGTAATGAGCTATTTAAAAGTTGACAGTGCTGATGTTGCAGGATTTAGTATGGGTGGCTCAGTAGCTTATCAATTGGCAATACAAAATCCTAAACGAGTCCGAAAATTAGTGATTATTTCTTCTACTTATAAAACCAGTGGCTGGCTACCCGTAGTAAACGGTGGATTTAAAGATTTTAAACCTGACTTTTTTGATAAAACACCATTGAAAGCAGCGTACGATTCTATAGCACCAGACAAAACGAAATGGAGAAAGTTCATACAGCAGATGATTGATTTTGCAGCAGTACCATTTGACTGCGGTGATTCTAATATTGCGAAAATGACTATGCCTGTATTGCTGATTTCGGGCGACAATGACGGATTGGATAAAATTGAACTGATGAAAACTTACCAACTACTTGGAGGTGGTGTATCTGCTGATTTGGGAAAGATGCCAAAATCGCATTTGGCTGTTGTTCCTTCGCAGGGTCATGTAAGTCTTATGATGCAAACAAAAACAATATTAAATTATCTTGACGATTTTTTAAAATAG
- a CDS encoding alpha/beta hydrolase family protein: MKTINKLTFFKNSISIKQFCRNFILILFLFNTINQVFAIPPNFTTKNIKFLSEEDSLAGTIFKPDHPTAAVVIIHGSGQEKRMTEFATLLAENGIAVFTYDKRGVGESGGTYAGPEVGTNNVDAQNLNLLSLDASAAVNVLSKNLSNNKIAIGLIGGSQAGWIIPLAAEKNKKVKFMAIFSGALITVKEQLRFQFYTNGNTNFWDTHTEEDARKHTMTDPDKYEFIDTNPTDTLSKLSIPGLWIYGGKDIQVPVNLSIENLNALKSKGKHYEYKLFPALGHNTAFSKDEEPMKDVIKWTKNIKIPKSK, translated from the coding sequence ATGAAAACCATAAATAAGCTGACCTTTTTTAAAAATAGCATAAGTATAAAACAATTTTGCAGGAATTTTATCCTGATACTATTTCTTTTTAATACTATTAATCAGGTGTTCGCAATTCCCCCAAACTTTACAACTAAGAATATAAAATTTCTAAGTGAAGAAGACTCACTTGCGGGAACAATTTTTAAGCCTGATCATCCTACTGCTGCTGTTGTAATAATTCATGGATCAGGACAGGAAAAAAGGATGACAGAATTTGCAACACTGTTGGCTGAAAATGGTATCGCTGTTTTTACTTATGACAAACGTGGTGTCGGAGAATCTGGCGGTACTTATGCCGGTCCTGAAGTAGGAACCAATAATGTTGACGCCCAAAATCTTAATCTTTTATCTCTAGATGCGAGTGCTGCAGTGAATGTATTATCCAAAAATTTATCAAACAATAAAATCGCAATAGGATTAATTGGTGGAAGCCAAGCCGGATGGATCATTCCGTTGGCTGCAGAGAAAAACAAGAAAGTCAAATTTATGGCTATATTTAGCGGAGCACTTATCACCGTAAAAGAACAATTAAGATTTCAGTTTTACACCAACGGAAATACAAATTTCTGGGACACACACACAGAAGAAGATGCCCGCAAGCACACAATGACCGACCCTGATAAATATGAGTTTATAGATACAAACCCGACAGATACTCTTTCCAAATTATCAATTCCGGGTCTATGGATTTATGGCGGCAAAGATATTCAGGTACCCGTGAATCTATCAATTGAAAATCTCAATGCATTAAAATCCAAAGGCAAACACTACGAATATAAATTATTTCCAGCATTAGGACATAATACTGCGTTTTCAAAAGATGAAGAGCCTATGAAGGATGTTATAAAATGGACGAAAAATATAAAAATACCAAAATCTAAATAA
- a CDS encoding T9SS type A sorting domain-containing protein, translating to MKKSVKNLAAILFCLVSHGMYANEGLKIKKFNYFEISGNTYFKNKDSLNKPLGNTDKRQNYNERNDSKPIIPKETNILNNSKAIPDWTKAPNSYIFDPGLDSDGIYIPVKKAYFMWGLDKYMGGAAIPAGKATADVLWEDVHGLIKSGSGYALEIMDSGQNAKIKVPVNKSKKGNAVIAFRVNGEIFWSWHVWVTDDPSNGSTYKSYPNVKRQRTDGTVEAIPDADWGWMDRNLGAVSNSITTNEWNRNGGLLYQWGRKDPIPPLVYRGNDFYEVSGSIGRIRHRGAKNFTGATNFDNLRKFVLLSNATVANNIRLSVKNPISLLYVNKDNNSGIAYYNNNTNLMVNWFGKMPGLNDNQLPELNLWSDNSQGRIDTNYNADDAAQSYKNKSSYDPCPNGWRIPSVLVANLASPTYVDDIRVDYSPFGVRTNMSKNVFEANNYNKIKPTNSGVPSFITNFKLYPNFGFDLSNAGGLNMGIFPGTGAIVFNAHQGQYTDQHQTTLWTATMARHFDTTPAVGARTLFMIPDKMQTDIPDSNFLNVQGRYWYFPLGNNSTTDAAGCRCIKDPLYIVNDYDFPTEYLIPETEYREGLNNPNTYQVVKNTAAFTVDIPVSKAFSVQSQLLNNKEILNPVNFNNLKANILWTTNTGLINNVTVLNPSPGSLGSISSSKISVTINPNQSGNAVVTLHNGSVSNPIYWSWHIWVTDTAVGSYSYTTELPVTSATNYVNYVPKADNVFQTEFMDRNLGATDAFPVVANPLTPTAAELAKIKASTGLHYQWGRKDPIPVFQYASDRTSYPVYMGNVTASGTTIYTTLSFATYNDLAGNYIVPYNTYANTANANISATDKVSDKIAKVLSYSVKNPLVYMVPSTFAAYNSTTPAYTNGTDWLANEPNLAPDRWGRGGVKSPFDPCPEGWRIPDLTGVAIASGQDFGLTPWYKKDKNAATSYSVVNDYSGQRVRRSSSYSYTIGYTYNDPSYRVGNYPNSGSRGFRSVTANQAATGTFNTINYQYPGVWTAALNSNYIGRPINILFDAASTANRMIAFHDNNDPYFGMSCRCVKIKYDVNGNEEGVIPRLPIASLPIAKPASVLAAKDVENIVKKEKVTFFPNPVKSELHIQTQDYKDGYYYQVYNMSGQLVKSGKFENEQADLSSLISGAYLLRINDSKEIVKIIKQ from the coding sequence ATGAAAAAGTCAGTTAAAAACTTAGCGGCAATACTATTTTGCCTGGTCTCGCATGGAATGTATGCCAATGAAGGTTTGAAAATTAAGAAGTTTAATTATTTTGAAATATCAGGAAATACATATTTTAAAAACAAGGATTCTTTAAATAAACCTTTAGGAAATACAGATAAAAGACAAAATTATAATGAAAGGAATGATTCAAAGCCTATAATTCCTAAAGAAACTAATATCTTAAATAACTCCAAAGCTATCCCGGACTGGACTAAAGCTCCAAATAGCTATATATTTGATCCCGGTCTGGATAGTGATGGCATCTATATTCCTGTAAAAAAAGCCTATTTCATGTGGGGGCTTGATAAATACATGGGTGGAGCTGCTATTCCTGCAGGAAAGGCTACGGCTGATGTCTTATGGGAAGATGTGCATGGCTTAATAAAATCAGGATCTGGCTATGCTTTGGAAATTATGGATTCCGGGCAGAATGCAAAAATCAAAGTTCCTGTCAATAAATCAAAAAAGGGAAATGCCGTAATTGCTTTCAGAGTAAACGGGGAAATTTTTTGGTCATGGCATGTCTGGGTAACAGATGATCCTTCTAACGGATCAACATATAAAAGTTATCCTAATGTAAAGAGACAGAGAACGGATGGAACTGTCGAGGCTATTCCCGATGCGGATTGGGGCTGGATGGATAGGAATCTTGGAGCGGTAAGCAATTCTATTACAACAAACGAATGGAACAGAAACGGCGGCCTTCTTTATCAATGGGGAAGAAAAGATCCGATTCCGCCATTAGTATACAGAGGAAATGATTTTTATGAAGTTTCCGGGTCGATCGGAAGGATAAGACATCGTGGTGCAAAAAATTTCACGGGAGCAACGAATTTTGATAACCTGAGAAAGTTTGTTCTACTTTCCAATGCAACTGTTGCCAATAATATAAGACTTTCGGTAAAAAATCCGATAAGTCTGTTGTACGTAAATAAAGATAACAATTCAGGAATTGCCTATTACAATAATAATACAAATCTTATGGTTAATTGGTTTGGTAAAATGCCCGGATTGAATGATAATCAATTACCTGAACTTAATCTTTGGTCTGATAATTCTCAGGGAAGAATTGATACAAATTATAATGCCGATGATGCAGCTCAGTCTTATAAAAATAAATCTTCTTACGACCCTTGTCCCAATGGTTGGAGAATTCCTTCGGTTTTGGTAGCAAATCTGGCTTCACCAACATATGTGGATGATATCAGAGTAGATTATTCGCCTTTTGGAGTGAGAACGAATATGTCTAAAAATGTTTTTGAAGCTAATAATTATAACAAAATAAAGCCTACAAATTCAGGAGTTCCGAGTTTTATAACAAATTTTAAACTTTATCCTAATTTCGGATTTGATTTGTCTAATGCGGGAGGTTTAAATATGGGGATTTTCCCAGGAACCGGTGCAATCGTTTTCAATGCTCACCAAGGTCAATATACGGATCAGCATCAGACCACTTTATGGACAGCAACAATGGCGAGACATTTTGATACAACTCCTGCGGTAGGAGCAAGAACTCTATTTATGATTCCTGACAAAATGCAAACTGATATTCCGGATTCTAATTTTCTGAATGTTCAGGGAAGATACTGGTATTTTCCTTTGGGTAACAATTCTACTACAGATGCGGCAGGTTGCAGATGTATCAAAGATCCCTTGTATATAGTGAATGACTACGATTTTCCGACTGAATATCTAATCCCTGAAACAGAATATCGTGAAGGTCTTAATAATCCGAATACCTATCAGGTTGTAAAAAATACAGCAGCTTTTACTGTTGATATCCCTGTGAGCAAAGCATTTTCTGTGCAAAGCCAGCTTTTAAATAATAAAGAAATTTTAAATCCGGTTAATTTTAATAATCTTAAAGCTAATATTCTCTGGACAACGAATACAGGTTTAATAAATAACGTAACGGTTCTTAATCCGTCACCAGGTTCTTTAGGATCAATTTCATCTTCAAAAATTTCGGTTACGATCAATCCGAACCAAAGTGGAAATGCAGTCGTAACCTTACATAACGGAAGTGTTTCAAATCCAATTTATTGGTCTTGGCATATCTGGGTCACAGATACTGCGGTCGGGTCTTATAGTTATACAACAGAATTACCGGTAACTTCAGCTACAAACTATGTGAATTATGTCCCAAAAGCTGATAATGTTTTTCAGACAGAATTTATGGATAGGAATCTAGGCGCAACGGATGCGTTTCCGGTTGTTGCTAATCCGCTTACACCCACTGCCGCAGAATTAGCTAAAATTAAGGCTTCGACAGGATTGCATTATCAATGGGGAAGAAAAGATCCGATTCCGGTTTTCCAGTATGCGAGTGACAGAACTTCTTATCCTGTTTATATGGGAAATGTTACGGCAAGCGGAACAACGATTTATACAACGCTTTCTTTTGCTACGTATAATGATTTGGCAGGAAATTATATTGTGCCTTACAACACGTATGCAAATACAGCGAACGCAAACATATCGGCAACAGATAAAGTTTCAGACAAGATTGCAAAAGTGTTGTCTTACTCTGTGAAAAATCCTTTGGTATATATGGTTCCGAGTACTTTTGCAGCGTATAACAGCACAACTCCGGCTTATACTAATGGGACAGATTGGCTGGCAAACGAACCAAATCTAGCGCCCGACAGATGGGGGAGAGGTGGAGTAAAATCTCCTTTCGATCCATGTCCTGAAGGTTGGAGAATTCCTGATCTTACAGGGGTGGCAATTGCTTCCGGACAGGATTTCGGTTTGACGCCTTGGTATAAAAAAGATAAAAATGCGGCAACTTCGTATAGTGTTGTTAATGATTATTCAGGACAAAGAGTAAGAAGAAGTTCTTCTTACAGTTATACAATAGGTTATACGTACAACGATCCTTCTTATCGAGTTGGTAATTATCCGAATTCTGGCTCGCGTGGTTTCAGAAGCGTCACAGCTAATCAGGCAGCAACAGGTACTTTTAATACAATTAATTATCAATATCCCGGAGTTTGGACTGCTGCATTGAATTCCAACTACATTGGAAGACCGATCAATATTTTATTTGATGCTGCTTCTACAGCCAACCGAATGATTGCTTTCCATGATAATAATGACCCTTATTTCGGCATGAGCTGTCGTTGCGTGAAAATTAAATATGATGTTAATGGAAATGAGGAAGGTGTAATTCCGAGACTTCCGATTGCTTCTTTACCGATTGCAAAACCTGCATCAGTTTTGGCGGCGAAAGATGTTGAAAATATTGTAAAAAAAGAAAAAGTAACTTTTTTTCCTAATCCTGTGAAAAGTGAATTGCATATTCAGACACAGGATTATAAAGACGGATATTATTATCAGGTTTATAATATGTCTGGACAGCTTGTAAAATCAGGCAAATTTGAAAATGAGCAGGCGGATCTTTCATCTTTGATTTCCGGAGCTTACTTGTTAAGAATTAACGATTCAAAAGAAATTGTAAAAATTATCAAGCAGTAA
- a CDS encoding SRPBCC family protein — protein sequence MNNLLFDFTVDKEAKTVFITREFDAELPLVWDAFTKQEILDQWWAPKPWTSKTKFMNFEEGGRRFYAMVSPEGHEGGWQIQDYTSITPKTNFKYVSIFADKDETPQLPGSNWDLNFTEQNGITKVSITIYNESLERMEKMIEMGFKEGFTMTLNSLEELLTKKN from the coding sequence ATGAACAATTTATTATTTGATTTTACCGTTGACAAGGAAGCAAAAACGGTATTCATAACACGAGAATTCGATGCAGAACTTCCACTAGTCTGGGACGCATTTACCAAACAAGAAATACTTGATCAATGGTGGGCTCCTAAGCCCTGGACTTCAAAAACAAAGTTTATGAACTTCGAAGAGGGCGGGAGAAGATTTTATGCGATGGTAAGCCCGGAAGGACATGAAGGAGGTTGGCAAATTCAAGACTATACTTCCATAACGCCAAAAACCAATTTCAAATATGTAAGCATTTTTGCAGATAAAGATGAAACTCCTCAGTTACCAGGTTCAAATTGGGATCTGAATTTTACTGAACAAAATGGAATAACTAAAGTAAGCATTACCATTTACAATGAATCGCTTGAACGCATGGAAAAAATGATTGAAATGGGCTTCAAAGAAGGTTTCACAATGACATTAAATTCCTTAGAGGAATTATTAACCAAAAAAAATTAA